One genomic window of Choristoneura fumiferana chromosome 14, NRCan_CFum_1, whole genome shotgun sequence includes the following:
- the LOC141434955 gene encoding LOW QUALITY PROTEIN: uncharacterized protein (The sequence of the model RefSeq protein was modified relative to this genomic sequence to represent the inferred CDS: deleted 1 base in 1 codon): MNLSSNNIRNIKNDAFRNLFVLNYLNLSRNVIENLNPASFMITDTPQLTKLDLSYNMLTEISSEPFSHLPSLRFLFLENNRITTLADDCFTSLKSLSGLNLRNNKLTALNMTLMSLKSLQTLDISFNYLLKLSSFEINRCGALISVNMSYNAIESVESNCFTQAFSLQSLDLSNNKIRSPIENIMFVNNNQLATLNFYNNCIEHIDDDAFKHNYLLTNLNMERIFLKGDISDKMLSGLQNVTRLDFFNQSITAIRDDAFSTLISLVYLNLSRNVITKIGKKAFPNSTSLKVLDISYNNVPNLDFLNGLYSLSKLMTLSVSSNMLTNVNLSFFPDLINVDVSNNNISYINNSFFQNLDHLQSIDLSFNRISKLPPGAFQSLKILKVLNVSSNFIKNLRYGSFKGLNRTEVIDLSRNDIHVLDVDVFHECTELKRLIIDYNFITQLDFDRLILTVSKLNALSLGGNPIMCKEIVRNYNKGFVRRVEVTSIDKVFEDDNVHGISCGDIMATTLASETASPTEPTGGHSVSSLLIIWCMVLTICIIALGVCSYFYKSKRVVFRRGSTSMRSTLEFSGSAFNSDLLT, translated from the exons ATGAACCTATCCAGTAACAACATAAGAAACATCAAAAATGACGCATTCAGAAACTTGTTCGTGTTAAACTACTTAAATTTATCTCGAAATgttattgaaaatttaaatcCCGCGTCTTTTATGATAACTGATACGCCTCAACTTACGAAGCTAGATCTGTCATATAACATGTTGACAGAAATTTCCAGTGAGCCTTTTAGTCACTTGCCGAGCTTACGTTTTCTGTTTTTAGAAAACAACAGGATCACGACTTTAGCAGATGATTGTTTTACGAGTTTAAAGAGCCTGTCgggtttaaatttaagaaataataaattgacaGCACTAAACATGACACTAATGAGCCTTAAATCCCTACAAACCTTAGATATCtcgtttaattatttacttaagttATCAAGCTTCGAAATAAATCGATGCGGTGCTCTCATTTCTGTCAATATGTCGTATAATGCCATTGAGAGCGTGGAATCCAACTGTTTCACTCAAGCGTTTAGCCTACAGAGTTTAGACTTGAGCAACAATAAAATTAGATCACCTATAGAAAATATCATGTTCGTTAATAACAACCAACTAGCAACTTTGAATTTTTACAATAACTGTATTGAACACATTGATGATGATGcatttaaacataattatctCTTAACAAATCTTAATATGGAAAGAATTTTTTTGAAAGGCGATATATCTGATAAAATGTTAAGCGGTCTACAAAACGTTACGAGGTTAGACTTTTTCAATCAAAGTATAACTGCAATTCGAGATGATGCATTTTCTACGTTAATAAGTCTGGTATACCTTAACCTCAGCAGAAATGTTATA ACGAAAATAGGGAAAAAAGCTTTTCCAAATTCAACATCACTGAAAGTATTAGACATTTCGTACAACAACGTGCCTAATTTGGATTTCTTAAACGGTCTTTA TTCTCTCTCGAAACTGATGACATTGAGTGTGTCTTCAAACATGTTAACCAATGTAAACCTTAGCTTTTTTCCAGACTTGATTAATGTCGATGTGAGTAACAACAACATAAGTTACataaataactcttttttccAAAACCTTGACcatttgcaatcaatagatctGAGTTTCAACAGAATATCCAAACTTCCTCCAGGCGCCTTCCAAAGCCTTAAAATTTTGAAGGTTTTAAATGTGTCTTCGAACTTTATTAAGAATTTGCGCTACGGTAGTTTCAAAGGGCTCAATAGAACAGAAGTAATAGACTTGTCCCGCAACGACATACATGTTTTAGACGTTGATGTTTTCCACGAGTGCACGGAATTGAAAAGATTGATCATCGATTATAACTTCATCACTCAGTTAGATTTCGATAGACTAATATTGACAGTGTCGAAATTGAACGCTCTTAGTTTGGGTGGCAACCCGATTATGTGTAAGGAAATAGTTCGGAATTACAACAAAGGGTTTGTGAGGCGAGTTGAAGTCACTTCTATTGATAAGGTATTTGAAGATGATAATGTTCATGGGATATCGTGTGGGGATATTATGGCCACGACGCTCGCGAGCGAAACAGCGTCACCAACGGAACCAACTGGTGGCCACTCTGTTTCAAGCCTCCTTATAATA
- the LOC141434599 gene encoding uncharacterized protein — translation MAAGYATVVFLLASVTLGSCSCPRDWMHSYGNCSYAIHCHGDIHGLKLPEECLSSNYPANVTLTLDNPSIFNESDPKIDWSLLSSVVSFRAIGKWPQESLAMVEKMDGLTKLYLSGNQIKHINGSPFYRLFYLEVVDLSYNRLSQIKNLLQMEMQPSKLQKLVLAYNAIENIPDDTFDQVTFLVELDLSNNSISNLNNMTFSQLSQLKVLKLSNNNIFDLDGAINSLKVLRHLYLKGNQIEKIDLQSLQIIYDLDTFDVSANRLEKLFPEWLSRHWRHFGSNSKCKIILSENYITSLPNATSEIKMRRFSRDVVGNKLIDVQLDLSKNSISNIEPYALSYIMHLTSLDLSHNKLITFVVNVDDLKHVKYLNLSKNYIDHLDYESFASMTNLQNLDLSFNRLQNLPDQTFVNNFILRYVNMSNNYFDAIKRLNIKIFHPEGGVLDLSYNGLSSLSMPNGEGLRLMHLSLHANEITDVSLVELSFQKDLKILDLSDNKITELDESSLRLPSNLVTLELSRNEINAVRPSTFKGMGQLLTLRLSYNNLTLIEYGAFDGLTSLENLDLSYNKIEVLRSETIMNLKSLRFLSLRFNGMYNLDYKAWIGHKHALRVNIDGNNFTCEWLATAIRDFSNGYSNMEPTIAVAAAKDPSLKGIPCVHSETNEEEPHLIVQATDERLLVMISKILEAIEKQTKLIKAVRH, via the exons ATGGCAGCTG gGTACGCCACTGTCGTTTTTCTGCTGGCTTCTGTCACCCTTGGGAGCTGCTCCTGCCCCCGCGACTGGATGCACTCATACGGGAACTGCTCCTACGCGATCCACTGCCACGGCGACATCCACGGCCTCAAGCTCCCCGAGGAGTGCCTCTCCTCGAACTATCCCGCCAACGTCACCCTCACTTTAGACAACCCCTCTATTTTCAATGAGAGCGACCCGAAAATTGACTGGTCTCTACTCAGCTCCGTTGTATCATTCCGCGCGATTGGAAAATGGCCACAGGAGAGCTTAGCCATGGTTGAAAAAATGGACGGCCTAACCAAATTATACCTTTCGGGCAATCAGATCAAACATATCAACGGCAGCCCGTTCTATCGTCTATTTTACTTAGAAGTTGTCGATCTATCGTACAACAGACTATCTCAAATCAAGAATTTGCTACAAATGGAAATGCAGCCAAGCAAACTTCAGAAATTGGTGCTCGCTTATAACGCGATTGAAAATATTCCTGACGATACATTTGATCAAGTTACGTTTTTAGTAGAATTAGATCTGTCTAATAATTCTATCAGCAATCTAAATAATATGACTTTCAGTCAGTTATCACAGCTCAAAGTGCTAAAATTAagcaacaataatatttttgacttGGACGGGGCGATAAATTCTCTAAAAGTTCTAAGACATCTATATCTAAAAGGTAACCAGATAGAAAAAATAGATTTACAATCGCTTCAAATCATATACGATTTAGACACTTTCGACGTGTCTGCGAATCGCTTGGAGAAATTGTTTCCAGAGTGGTTATCGCGGCACTGGCGTCACTTTGGAAGCAATTCCAAGTGCAAAATTATACTTTCGGAAAATTACATTACGTCTTTGCCGAACGCAACATCGGAAATTAAAATGAGAAGGTTCAGTAGAGATGTGGTAGGGAATAAATTAATCGACGTACAACTGGATTTGTCTAAAAATTCAATATCGAACATTGAACCTTATGCTCTTTCCTATATCATGCATCTAACATCTTTGGATCTGTCTCACAACAAGTTGATTACTTTTGTTGTAAATGTGGATGATTTAAAGCACGTAAAATACCTGAATTTGAGTAAAAATTACATTGACCATCTCGACTATGAGAGCTTCGCCTCCATGACCAATTTACAAAACTTGGATTTATCTTTCAACAGATTACAGAACCTCCCAGACCAAACCTTTGTGAACAACTTCATCTTGAGATATGTAAACATGTCTAATAATTATTTCGACGCAATTAAGagattaaacataaaaatattccaTCCAGAAGGAGGTGTATTAGATCTTTCATATAATGGCCTCTCTTCATTGAGTATGCCGAATGGTGAGGGTCTACGATTAATGCATTTATCATTGCATGCCAACGAAATAACAGATGTGTCGTTAGTTGAACTTAGTTTTCAAAAAGATCTGAAAATTTTAGATTTGAGTGATAACAAAATAACGGAATTAGACGAATCAAGTTTGCGATTACCATCGAATCTGGTAACGTTGGAATTGTCGCGAAATGAAATCAATGCCGTTCGTCCATCAACTTTCAAGGGCATGGGTCAACTGTTAACTTTGCGTTTGTCCTATAATAATCTGACACTGATCGAGTACGGAGCTTTCGACGGGTTAACATCTCTGGAGAATTTGGATTTATCTTACAACAAGATAGAGGTCTTACGTTCTGAAACAATAATGAATCTAAAGTCGTTAAGATTCCTCTCTCTGCGATTCAACGGCATGTATAATTTGGATTACAAGGCGTGGATTGGCCATAAGCATGCTTTGAGGGTGAATATTGATGGCAATAATTTCACTTGTGAATGGCTGGCGACTGCAATTAGGGATTTTAGTAATGGTTATTCTAACATGGAGCCTACAATAGCTGTGGCTGCTGCGAAAGATCCGTCTTTAAAAGGTATACCTTGCGTGCACTCAGAGACAAACGAGGAAGAACCGCACCTTATTGTTCAGGCGACGGATGAGCGGCTGCTTGTAATGATATCAAAAATTTTGGAAGCCATAGAGAAACAAACCAAGTTAATAAAAGCAGTACGTCATTGA